Proteins encoded within one genomic window of Homalodisca vitripennis isolate AUS2020 unplaced genomic scaffold, UT_GWSS_2.1 ScUCBcl_533;HRSCAF=2774, whole genome shotgun sequence:
- the LOC124370825 gene encoding uncharacterized protein LOC124370825 codes for MADSKLFMSPDFLTTFIEEYRNLPFLWKVRSAEYSNKFKRDTAWEHLLQITKEKIPNADTNFVKRKVDNLRAAFRKEMRKVRDSTRSGASADDTYTPTLWYFELMKFTAEQEQPRKTKSNLDEDEENIIEEEGSIVEEELNEGDVNNGDNEQTLNRGSPSTAAKRRKTSPKKKKTKNDRAEEERRQRKAILEKASAVLNQPEDDYNDLGSASQARKPDSQVYGAL; via the exons atggctgactccaagttatttatgagccctgattttttaacaacattcattgaagagtatcgaaatttgCCGTTTTTGTGGAAGGTACGAAGTGCGGAGTATTCCAACAAGTTTAAACGGGATACTGCCTGGGAACATCTCCTCCAAATTACGAAAGAAAAAATTCCGAATGCAGACACTAACTTTGTAAAAAGGAAAGTTGATAACCTTAGGGCAGCATTCAGGAAGGAAATGAGGAAGGTTCGTGACAGCACGAGAAGCGGAGCTTCCGCAGATGATACGTACACCCCAACTCTGTGGTATTTCGAGCTCATGAAGTTCACCGCAGAGCAGGAGCAGCCTCGAAAGACCAAGAGCAATTTGGACGAGGacgaagaaaatattattgaagaggAAGGCAGTATTGTTGAG GAGGAATTAAACGAAGGAGATGTGAACAATGGTGATAACGAACAAACTTTGAATAGGGGTTCTCCGTCTACAGctgcaaaaagaagaaaaacttcgccaaaaaagaagaaaaccaaAAATGATAGAGCTGAAGAGGAACGGCGCCAGCGTAAGGCTATTCTAGAAAAGGCTTCCGCTGTACTTAATCAACCCGAGGACGACTACAACGACCTAG GCTCGGCGAGCCAGGCTCGcaagccagactcgcaggtgtatggggccctttag